The following nucleotide sequence is from Fusarium graminearum PH-1 chromosome 1, whole genome shotgun sequence.
TAAATATTCCAAGCATGGTCATTTACAGCAGAGCAGAATAGGTAGTTTGCTTTCACTACCTCATTATTCATAATAGTACAACCCTTTTGGTAGTTAGACATACAGTGGAGAGTTACATTAAACCTAATAGACAcctcttttcatcttccGCGGCtctctcatcaatcattcGCCTAGCTCTTATCGTTTTTGTCGAAAACGTTGAGACCCAGACCCTCGGAATCAAGCATCAGCCTGTTCTTGGAGCCAGCCTCCTGAAGCTGAGCAGCGATCAGTCGAGCgttctcgatcttcttgagctccaggtaggccttgttcttcttgatggcctcaCCAATCAGTTCGGCAGAGCGGGCCTCACCCTGTGCCTTGACAACCATGGCCTGCTTCTCCTGTCTTGCCTTGTCGACAACGAAGGCAGCTCGCTGGGCCTCTTGCTGGGCAACCTGCTTGGCCTCAACGGCGGCTGTGAATTCGGGAGAGAAGGCAAGGTGCTGTCACAAATTAGTTACAAATTCATGTTAGGTTTGCGTGATTAGAACATACAGTTAGAGAGACATCGTCCAGAAGAATGTTGAATCGGGCAGCTCGTCGAGCAAGGTTCTCTCGCACCAGTCTAGCGACGTTCTCTCGCTGTGTGATGAGCTGACTGGCATTGAACTGGGCAACAACACtcttgagaacctcgttAACAATAGAAGGCAACACACGCTCATCGTAGTCGGTGCCTAGTGTTCGGTAGATCTGGGGCAGAGCATCGATCTGAGGGCGGGAAAGCACACGGCAGGTGATGTTGACCATCTGCAAATCCTTGGTGCCAGTCAAGGACGCAACGTTGCGTGGCTTCGCTCGGACATCGTACACAATAGGAGTCTCAAACCAAGGAATATTGATGTGTGTTCCTGTAATTTTCCCAAGTCAGCATCTGTCTGAGCCGGATCGTCCGACATGAATGTCCTCGTACCTTCGTTGTAGATTTCCTTGCTGACACCAGTTAATCTCTGGTACTTGATGGCTCGTTGACCACCATCGACGTTGAAAAGCGAGTTAGACAGGAACAGAGCACCACCGGCAAGCAAaagaccaccagcaaggGCGCCACCGGCTGCTCGGGGCATCTGAgggcctcctcctccaccacctcgGGCCTGCTGCATCTGTCGGAGACGGCGCATGGCCTCCTCTTGCCAGTTGTTGTTCGACATTGTAAGACTTATGTATTCGGAGCGAGCGTGGACAAATCGAACCGAAGTGGGATGTCGACGTAGGTGGTGATACTTTTTTCCTAGGC
It contains:
- a CDS encoding prohibitin-2, which translates into the protein MSNNNWQEEAMRRLRQMQQARGGGGGGPQMPRAAGGALAGGLLLAGGALFLSNSLFNVDGGQRAIKYQRLTGVSKEIYNEGTHINIPWFETPIVYDVRAKPRNVASLTGTKDLQMVNITCRVLSRPQIDALPQIYRTLGTDYDERVLPSIVNEVLKSVVAQFNASQLITQRENVARLVRENLARRAARFNILLDDVSLTHLAFSPEFTAAVEAKQVAQQEAQRAAFVVDKARQEKQAMVVKAQGEARSAELIGEAIKKNKAYLELKKIENARLIAAQLQEAGSKNRLMLDSEGLGLNVFDKNDKS